The following are encoded in a window of Variovorax paradoxus genomic DNA:
- a CDS encoding TetR/AcrR family transcriptional regulator: MAKIPARTNRERTETTRLALTEAARTLFVGKGYGDTSTPEIAMAAGITRGALYHHFNDKRDLFRQVLLLEAQAVAADIDAATPDELGPREALLVGSEAYLKAMTVPGRTRLLLIDGPAVLGMAEMMSMDDATSANSLRQGLARAGMGRGEVSLDALARLLSAAFDRAALEIDAGADAAKVRAAMLWLLEQALPPKKN, from the coding sequence GCACCGAAACCACCCGCCTCGCGCTGACCGAGGCGGCCCGCACGCTCTTCGTCGGCAAGGGCTACGGCGACACCTCCACGCCAGAGATCGCCATGGCCGCCGGCATCACGCGCGGCGCGCTGTACCACCACTTCAACGACAAGCGCGACCTGTTCCGCCAGGTCCTGCTGCTCGAGGCGCAGGCGGTCGCGGCCGACATCGACGCGGCCACGCCCGACGAACTCGGCCCGCGCGAGGCCCTGCTTGTGGGCAGCGAGGCTTACCTGAAAGCGATGACGGTGCCGGGCCGCACCCGGCTGCTGCTGATCGACGGGCCCGCCGTGCTGGGCATGGCGGAGATGATGTCGATGGACGACGCCACGTCGGCGAACTCGCTGCGCCAAGGGCTGGCGCGCGCCGGAATGGGCCGCGGCGAGGTGTCGCTCGATGCCCTCGCCCGCCTGCTGTCGGCTGCCTTCGATCGCGCGGCGCTGGAGATCGATGCCGGCGCCGATGCCGCCAAGGTGCGGGCCGCCATGCTGTGGCTGCTCGAGCAGGCGCTCCCGCCCAAGAAGAACTAG
- the tssF gene encoding type VI secretion system baseplate subunit TssF — translation MDPQLLEYYNRELVYMREAASEFAASHPKIARRLGMHGIEVADPYVERLIESFSFMSARMQIKLDAEFPRFTQRLLEVLYPNYLSPTPSMAVAQLHPSVKEGDFTRGFVVPRGTAFHARVPAGEQTPCEFRSSQDVTLWPFEIVEARLTGAPPDIPALERYVPPHVQVTGALRLRLRIVGEMGFSALSGLDRLPIYLRGNEQVASHLFELLHTSAVATFVGEPGQLMDRPHVVTEGALVHEGLAPGEGLLPLAWNTFHGHNLLHEYFACPERFYFFTLTQLAPGLARIAGKEVEIVVLLSKPPGALGALVDAAQFALFSTPVVNLFERRTDRIELDTAQTEFHLVPDRSRPMDFEVYSVQRIAGQQARTTAEIDFRPLYQTLNEDEGNHGRYFSVRREPRLVSETARKYGTRTPYIGTEVFLSLVDQQEAPYPESLRYLSVKAMLTNRDLPCLVPRNGHSDLAVADSIPVSAVGLIRPPSTPKSPFAQREIAWRLIRQLGFNHLPLADLPHREGAQALRDMLRLFVTADNDVLRRQIDCLVGSRIEPVTRRLPGAGPLIYGRGVQCTLSVDEEGFSGTSPYLLGLVLEHYLARHVSINVFTQTTLESMQRGTVAKWPVRMGGRGAV, via the coding sequence ATGGATCCGCAACTCCTCGAGTACTACAACCGGGAACTCGTCTACATGCGCGAGGCGGCGAGCGAGTTCGCCGCCTCGCACCCGAAGATCGCCCGCCGCCTGGGCATGCATGGCATCGAGGTGGCCGACCCGTATGTCGAACGGCTCATCGAGTCGTTCAGCTTCATGTCGGCGCGCATGCAGATCAAGCTCGACGCCGAATTTCCGCGCTTCACGCAGCGCCTGCTCGAGGTGCTGTATCCCAACTACCTGAGCCCCACGCCGTCGATGGCCGTGGCGCAGCTGCATCCCAGCGTGAAGGAGGGCGACTTCACGCGCGGCTTCGTGGTGCCGCGCGGCACGGCTTTTCATGCACGCGTGCCCGCGGGCGAGCAGACGCCGTGCGAGTTCCGCTCCAGCCAGGACGTGACGCTGTGGCCCTTCGAGATCGTCGAGGCGCGGCTCACCGGCGCGCCGCCCGACATCCCGGCGCTGGAGCGCTACGTGCCGCCGCACGTGCAGGTGACGGGCGCGCTGCGCCTGCGGCTGCGCATCGTGGGCGAGATGGGTTTTTCCGCACTGTCGGGGCTCGACCGGCTGCCGATCTACCTGCGCGGCAATGAGCAGGTGGCGTCGCACCTGTTCGAGCTGCTGCACACCTCGGCCGTCGCGACCTTCGTCGGCGAGCCGGGCCAGCTGATGGACCGGCCGCATGTGGTGACCGAAGGCGCGCTGGTGCACGAAGGGCTGGCGCCGGGCGAGGGCCTGCTGCCGCTGGCGTGGAACACCTTCCACGGCCACAACCTGCTGCACGAATACTTCGCCTGTCCCGAGCGCTTTTATTTCTTCACGCTCACGCAGCTCGCGCCGGGGCTGGCGCGCATTGCCGGCAAGGAGGTCGAGATCGTCGTGCTGCTGAGCAAGCCGCCCGGCGCGCTGGGGGCGCTGGTCGATGCGGCGCAGTTCGCGTTGTTCAGCACGCCGGTGGTCAACCTGTTCGAGCGGCGCACCGACCGCATCGAGCTCGACACCGCGCAGACCGAGTTCCATCTCGTGCCCGACCGTTCGCGGCCGATGGATTTCGAGGTGTATTCGGTGCAGCGCATCGCCGGCCAGCAGGCGCGCACCACGGCCGAGATCGACTTCCGCCCGCTCTACCAGACGCTCAACGAAGACGAGGGCAACCACGGCCGCTATTTCTCGGTGCGGCGCGAGCCGCGGCTGGTGTCCGAAACGGCGCGCAAGTACGGCACGCGCACGCCGTACATCGGCACCGAGGTGTTCCTGTCGCTGGTCGACCAGCAGGAGGCGCCGTACCCCGAGAGCCTGCGCTATCTGTCGGTGAAGGCGATGCTGACCAACCGCGACCTGCCGTGCCTCGTGCCGCGCAACGGGCACTCTGATTTGGCGGTGGCCGATTCGATTCCGGTGTCGGCCGTGGGCCTCATTCGCCCGCCAAGCACGCCCAAGTCGCCCTTCGCGCAGCGCGAGATCGCGTGGCGGCTGATCCGCCAGCTGGGCTTCAACCACCTGCCGCTGGCCGACCTGCCGCACCGCGAGGGCGCGCAGGCGCTGCGCGACATGCTGCGGCTGTTCGTCACCGCCGACAACGACGTGCTGCGCCGGCAGATCGATTGCCTCGTCGGCTCGCGCATCGAACCCGTGACACGGCGCCTGCCGGGCGCGGGGCCGCTGATTTATGGGCGCGGCGTGCAATGCACGCTGAGCGTCGATGAAGAAGGGTTCTCGGGCACGAGCCCGTACCTGCTGGGGCTGGTGCTGGAGCACTACCTCGCGCGGCACGTGAGCATCAACGTGTTCACGCAGACCACGCTCGAATCGATGCAGCGCGGCACGGTGGCGAAGTGGCCCGTGCGCATGGGCGGGCGAGGCGCGGTCTAG
- the tssE gene encoding type VI secretion system baseplate subunit TssE yields the protein MRLTEHSPFTGSHPAHPGARALRGPDAPAPPRVNAQLLPTLFDRLRDDAPSRTTELPSEYTATPAQMREIIQRDLALLFNTTNAEDLIDRVRHADAASSTVNYGVPPLAGSYLSERKWADIERIIRRAIRDYEPRLIPDSVQVVPLMKEDGAAEAYNVLLFEIRALIYLKPYPLAFTVQSAVDLETNRMRIVGAAD from the coding sequence ATGCGGCTCACCGAGCATTCCCCGTTCACAGGTTCCCACCCCGCGCACCCCGGCGCCCGCGCCCTCCGCGGGCCAGACGCACCGGCCCCGCCGCGCGTCAACGCGCAGCTGCTGCCCACGCTGTTCGACCGCCTGCGCGACGACGCGCCCAGCCGCACCACCGAGCTGCCGTCGGAGTACACGGCCACGCCGGCCCAGATGCGGGAGATCATCCAGCGCGACCTGGCCCTGCTGTTCAACACCACCAACGCCGAAGACCTGATCGACCGCGTGCGCCATGCCGATGCGGCGTCTTCCACCGTGAACTACGGCGTGCCGCCGCTGGCCGGCAGCTACCTGTCGGAGCGCAAGTGGGCGGACATCGAACGCATCATCCGCCGCGCCATCCGCGACTACGAGCCGCGGCTGATTCCCGACAGCGTGCAGGTGGTGCCGCTCATGAAGGAAGACGGCGCGGCCGAGGCCTACAACGTGCTGCTGTTCGAGATCCGCGCGCTCATCTACCTGAAGCCGTACCCGCTGGCGTTCACGGTGCAGAGCGCGGTCGATCTCGAGACCAACCGCATGCGCATCGTCGGCGCGGCGGACTGA
- a CDS encoding DUF2868 domain-containing protein: MTTTALREPDFPDAVITEAVQWTEQNGPLDDASALRTAASRSADGHSRIIERARQLGERMGLQAELARGRQWAPWVLLALVALVVIAGLGLAGQVVGGNDRHINVIVALVSLLGLHALTLTLWLVGLWLPSGTFGTASLGWLWLSLTARVAGGQRGQAPLLVRAATGLLTRARLLPWAFGLVSHGIWALSFAVVLAAMLFALAFRSYTLSWETTILEPAFFVRVVQALGWLPAQFGFPVPDAATVQSAVPVAAAQRTWALWLTGCIAVYGLLPRLALVLLSAAVCRHRRPALQPDWQAPYYRKLLARFAALAPPAIVDADPGRAHPAAPTGLPASEQHDGLFVVGFELPPDMPWPPAGLPASSARIDGSAPARRALLDQLAQIHPRTVLLVCHAASSPDRGTERFLREVLMHCGECRLWLADAPNAAATQRWRDWLRDAGLAHVVASDRLDAVFTEGTATA, encoded by the coding sequence TTGACCACCACCGCACTGCGCGAACCTGATTTTCCGGATGCGGTGATCACCGAAGCGGTCCAATGGACCGAACAGAACGGCCCGCTCGACGACGCGTCGGCCCTTCGCACCGCCGCCTCGCGCAGCGCCGACGGCCACTCCCGAATCATTGAACGCGCCCGCCAGCTCGGCGAGCGCATGGGCCTGCAGGCCGAACTCGCGCGCGGCCGGCAGTGGGCGCCGTGGGTCTTGCTGGCCCTGGTGGCACTGGTCGTGATCGCGGGGCTGGGCCTCGCGGGCCAGGTGGTCGGCGGCAACGACCGCCACATCAACGTGATCGTCGCGCTCGTCAGCTTGCTCGGCCTGCACGCGCTCACGCTGACACTGTGGCTGGTCGGCCTGTGGCTGCCGTCGGGCACCTTCGGCACGGCCTCGCTGGGCTGGCTGTGGCTGTCGCTCACGGCGCGCGTGGCGGGCGGCCAGCGCGGTCAGGCGCCGCTGCTGGTGCGTGCGGCGACGGGGCTGCTGACACGCGCCCGCCTGCTGCCCTGGGCCTTCGGGCTCGTGAGCCACGGCATCTGGGCGCTCTCGTTCGCCGTGGTGCTGGCCGCGATGCTGTTCGCCCTCGCCTTTCGCAGCTACACGCTGAGCTGGGAAACGACGATCCTCGAGCCCGCCTTCTTCGTGCGCGTGGTGCAGGCGCTGGGCTGGTTGCCGGCGCAGTTCGGCTTTCCCGTGCCTGATGCGGCCACGGTGCAATCGGCGGTGCCGGTTGCTGCGGCCCAGCGCACCTGGGCGCTGTGGCTCACCGGTTGCATCGCGGTCTACGGCCTGCTGCCGCGCCTGGCGCTGGTGCTGCTGAGCGCCGCCGTCTGCCGCCACCGGCGCCCGGCCCTGCAGCCCGACTGGCAGGCGCCCTACTACCGCAAGCTGCTGGCCCGCTTCGCCGCGCTGGCGCCGCCCGCCATCGTCGATGCCGACCCAGGCCGCGCGCACCCCGCCGCGCCCACCGGCCTGCCGGCGTCCGAGCAGCACGACGGCCTGTTCGTCGTCGGCTTCGAGCTGCCGCCCGACATGCCGTGGCCGCCGGCCGGTTTGCCGGCATCGTCGGCCCGCATCGACGGCAGTGCCCCGGCGCGCCGCGCGCTGCTCGACCAGCTTGCGCAAATCCACCCGCGCACCGTGCTGCTCGTCTGCCATGCGGCGTCGAGCCCCGACCGCGGCACCGAGCGCTTCCTGCGCGAGGTGCTGATGCATTGCGGCGAATGCCGACTCTGGCTGGCCGACGCGCCCAACGCTGCCGCCACGCAACGCTGGCGCGACTGGCTGCGCGACGCCGGACTGGCCCACGTGGTGGCGAGCGACCGGCTCGATGCCGTCTTCACGGAAGGCACCGCCACCGCATGA
- a CDS encoding GTPase/DUF3482 domain-containing protein has protein sequence MTEPIRIAVVGHTNAGKTSLLRTLTRRVSFGEVSQRPGTTRHVESVDLEVNGQPAVRFFDTPGLEDAVALREHLAGLDATAQATPPERIRRFLQGPEAHGVFEQEAKVLRAMLDIDAAFLVIDVREPVLPKFRDEIELLNSCARPVLPVLNFVRDAASREPAWKELLSAYGLHVQVRFDAAAPFVGAEHDLYNDLATLLRDRRDVLRGVVDALDAEADARRQSACTRIADLLVDAASVRRTVPAAEFADATRRQALIAGVQKDVFDKAQRCTDDLLALYGFRQDDADEAPLPIIEGRWTLDFFNPEAMKDAGLRLGKGAVIGAAVGVVADLAVAGLSLGAGAALGGAIGGAVSQGWGPLGRKLANKLRDMHELTVEDSVLFTLAAWQLQLAQALERRGHAAVERIRAEAPSVDDDDTLMRAAAGAVRAVQPARSHPEWESTGALTRSFWRPAPQREALAGTLSIELQRAFEP, from the coding sequence ATGACCGAACCGATCCGCATCGCCGTCGTCGGCCACACCAACGCGGGCAAGACCTCGCTGCTGCGCACGCTCACACGGCGCGTGAGCTTTGGCGAGGTGTCGCAGCGCCCCGGCACCACGCGCCATGTCGAGTCGGTCGATCTCGAGGTGAACGGCCAGCCGGCCGTGCGCTTCTTCGACACGCCGGGCCTCGAAGACGCGGTCGCGCTGCGCGAACATCTGGCCGGCCTCGACGCCACCGCGCAAGCCACGCCGCCCGAACGCATCCGCCGCTTTCTGCAAGGCCCCGAGGCGCACGGCGTGTTCGAGCAGGAGGCCAAGGTGCTGCGCGCGATGCTCGACATCGACGCCGCCTTTCTCGTGATCGACGTGCGCGAGCCGGTGCTGCCCAAGTTCCGCGACGAGATCGAGCTGCTGAACTCCTGCGCGCGCCCGGTGCTGCCGGTGCTCAACTTCGTGCGCGATGCCGCCAGCCGCGAGCCGGCCTGGAAAGAGCTGCTCTCGGCCTACGGCCTGCACGTGCAGGTGCGCTTCGATGCGGCAGCGCCGTTCGTGGGCGCCGAGCACGACCTCTACAACGACCTCGCCACCCTGCTGCGCGACCGCCGTGACGTGCTGCGCGGCGTGGTCGACGCCCTCGACGCCGAGGCCGACGCGCGCCGCCAGTCGGCCTGCACGCGCATCGCCGACCTGCTGGTCGATGCCGCGTCCGTCCGCCGCACCGTGCCTGCCGCCGAGTTCGCCGACGCCACGCGCCGACAGGCGCTCATCGCCGGCGTGCAGAAGGACGTGTTCGACAAGGCCCAGCGCTGCACCGACGACCTGCTTGCGCTCTACGGCTTCCGCCAGGACGACGCCGACGAAGCGCCCCTGCCGATCATCGAAGGCCGATGGACGCTCGACTTCTTCAACCCCGAGGCGATGAAGGACGCGGGCCTGCGCCTGGGCAAGGGCGCGGTCATCGGCGCCGCCGTGGGCGTGGTGGCCGACCTCGCGGTGGCGGGCCTGTCGCTGGGCGCGGGCGCGGCGCTGGGCGGCGCCATCGGCGGCGCGGTGTCGCAGGGCTGGGGCCCGCTCGGGCGCAAGCTGGCCAACAAGCTGCGCGACATGCACGAACTCACGGTGGAAGACAGCGTGCTGTTCACGCTCGCGGCGTGGCAGCTGCAGCTTGCGCAGGCGCTGGAACGGCGCGGCCATGCAGCGGTCGAACGCATCCGGGCCGAGGCCCCGTCGGTGGACGACGACGACACGCTCATGCGCGCCGCCGCAGGCGCCGTGCGTGCCGTGCAACCCGCGCGCAGCCATCCCGAGTGGGAATCGACCGGCGCCCTCACGCGCAGCTTCTGGCGCCCCGCGCCGCAGCGCGAGGCGCTGGCGGGCACGCTGTCGATCGAACTGCAGCGCGCTTTCGAGCCCTGA
- a CDS encoding crotonase/enoyl-CoA hydratase family protein gives MIERNVTLHMDEEVAVVTLNRPAKRNAIDEATLAALDAVFSALPREAKAVVLTGAGPHFCAGLDLKEHHDKERTAVDFMRVCQRWHSTFDKIQYGGIPVVAALHGAVVGGGLELAAATHVRVADPSTYFALPEGQKGIFTGGGATVRVARIITPGRMVEMMLTGRVLDARAGKTLGLAHEIAAPGESLRAAMVLAKRVAKNAALSNYAMVTSISRIADMSATDGMFAESLMAAVVQTGAEVQTRLGAFVDKSLAKVTPEQVAG, from the coding sequence GTGATCGAACGGAACGTCACCCTGCACATGGACGAAGAGGTCGCCGTCGTGACCCTGAACCGTCCCGCCAAGCGCAACGCCATCGACGAGGCCACGCTGGCCGCGCTGGACGCCGTGTTCTCCGCACTCCCGCGCGAGGCCAAGGCCGTGGTGCTGACCGGCGCGGGGCCGCATTTCTGTGCCGGGCTCGACCTGAAGGAGCACCACGACAAGGAGCGCACGGCGGTCGATTTCATGCGCGTGTGCCAACGCTGGCACAGCACCTTCGACAAGATCCAGTACGGCGGCATTCCGGTGGTCGCGGCGCTGCATGGCGCGGTGGTCGGCGGCGGGCTCGAACTGGCGGCGGCCACGCACGTGCGCGTGGCCGACCCGTCGACCTACTTCGCGCTGCCCGAGGGGCAGAAGGGCATCTTCACCGGCGGCGGCGCGACGGTGCGCGTGGCGCGCATCATCACGCCGGGCCGCATGGTCGAGATGATGCTCACCGGCCGCGTGCTCGATGCCCGCGCCGGCAAGACGCTGGGCCTGGCGCACGAGATCGCTGCACCCGGCGAGAGCCTGCGTGCCGCGATGGTGCTGGCCAAGCGCGTGGCAAAGAACGCGGCGCTGTCGAACTACGCGATGGTGACGTCGATCAGCCGCATCGCCGACATGTCGGCCACCGACGGCATGTTCGCCGAATCGCTGATGGCGGCGGTGGTGCAGACCGGCGCGGAAGTGCAGACGCGGCTGGGGGCGTTCGTCGACAAGTCGCTCGCCAAGGTCACGCCCGAGCAGGTGGCGGGCTGA
- a CDS encoding AraC family transcriptional regulator: protein MPPERATVAVSFLQHLLSGARRQLSPRDIDALAAQAGLSPQLLRQEGARVTREQFVRMYECVSLFMGDEMLGLWSRPIRAGALKYLGLSLLDAPSLMVAMYRFTRFWNLLLDDHRLRMTRAHGVATIAIAPHPEAAARPTTPFGHALMVKLIHGVASWLMGRQLPVLGVGFAFPRPARFDEYANLFPGPLQFEQDTSSVRFAEPVLRQTFQRTRAELLDFVRRAPDDWIFVTFDHDTTSATVREFVAAHLASDATLGAAARAVHMSERALSRQLAAEGTSFRALKEEVRRDLAIQRLVKTREPIDRIAASVGFDNTPAFHRAFRTWTGSTPRGYRQRAG from the coding sequence ATGCCACCCGAGCGCGCCACCGTCGCCGTCAGCTTCCTGCAGCACCTGCTGAGCGGTGCACGCCGTCAGCTGAGCCCGCGCGACATCGACGCGCTGGCCGCGCAGGCCGGCCTCTCGCCGCAGCTGCTGCGCCAGGAAGGCGCGCGCGTCACGCGCGAGCAGTTCGTGCGCATGTACGAGTGCGTGTCGCTGTTCATGGGCGACGAGATGCTGGGCCTGTGGTCGCGCCCGATCCGCGCGGGCGCGCTCAAGTACCTCGGGCTCAGCCTGCTCGATGCGCCCTCGCTCATGGTCGCCATGTACCGCTTCACGCGCTTCTGGAACCTGCTGCTGGACGACCACCGCCTGCGCATGACGCGCGCCCACGGCGTGGCCACGATCGCCATTGCGCCGCACCCGGAAGCCGCCGCGCGGCCCACCACGCCCTTCGGCCATGCGCTGATGGTCAAGCTGATCCACGGCGTCGCCTCGTGGCTCATGGGGCGGCAGTTGCCGGTGCTGGGTGTCGGCTTTGCGTTCCCGCGCCCGGCGCGCTTCGACGAGTACGCGAACCTGTTCCCCGGCCCGCTGCAGTTCGAGCAAGACACATCTTCGGTGCGCTTTGCCGAACCCGTGCTGCGCCAGACCTTCCAGCGCACACGCGCCGAGCTGCTCGACTTCGTGCGCCGCGCGCCCGACGACTGGATCTTCGTCACCTTCGACCACGACACCACCAGCGCCACGGTGCGCGAGTTCGTCGCCGCGCACCTTGCATCCGATGCCACGCTGGGCGCGGCGGCGCGCGCGGTGCACATGTCGGAGCGCGCGCTGTCGCGCCAGCTCGCGGCCGAGGGCACGAGCTTTCGCGCGCTGAAGGAAGAGGTGCGCCGCGACCTCGCGATCCAGCGCCTCGTGAAGACCCGCGAACCGATCGATCGCATCGCCGCCTCGGTGGGCTTCGACAACACGCCGGCGTTCCACCGCGCCTTTCGCACGTGGACCGGCAGCACGCCGCGCGGCTACCGGCAGCGCGCGGGTTAG
- a CDS encoding sialic acid TRAP transporter substrate-binding protein SiaP, translating into MKKCLMSWRRTAVLCVAMGCAVTVSAQVQQFKWGHIYEPASIFHQQAELAARKIAEQSDGKIRIEVVAASRLGQERDYALMLANDSMQIAYVGQATLAEGYPPLGLGSYPFAFKDLDHVRKYLASPLLADLMKGYNERSGNRMVASVYYGARQVTSGRPLQRPEDFRDLRLYVPDAAAYQLFATALDAKPVSLPFNSLYGALKKNEVEAQEHPLGTVRAKQLYEVQKYVQLTGHIYDTLGIVIGKAAWARLTPPQQAMVEKTLADTAKWTNVGVIASELEDEQFLRSKGMTVQPVNRLPLLERVAKRSTPEQMGARPGDFAKLQALAGTSH; encoded by the coding sequence ATGAAAAAATGTTTGATGTCGTGGCGCCGGACTGCTGTCCTGTGCGTCGCCATGGGGTGCGCGGTCACTGTCTCCGCGCAAGTGCAGCAGTTCAAGTGGGGCCACATCTACGAGCCCGCGAGCATCTTTCACCAGCAGGCCGAACTGGCGGCACGCAAGATCGCCGAGCAGTCCGACGGCAAGATCAGGATCGAGGTGGTGGCCGCATCCAGGCTGGGGCAGGAGCGCGACTACGCGCTGATGCTCGCCAACGATTCCATGCAGATCGCCTACGTCGGGCAGGCCACGCTGGCTGAGGGCTATCCGCCGCTGGGCCTGGGCAGCTACCCCTTCGCCTTCAAGGACCTGGACCACGTGCGCAAGTACCTCGCGAGCCCGCTGCTCGCGGACCTGATGAAGGGCTACAACGAGCGCAGCGGCAACCGCATGGTCGCGTCGGTCTACTACGGCGCGCGGCAGGTGACCTCGGGCAGGCCGCTGCAGCGCCCCGAAGACTTTCGCGACCTGCGCCTGTACGTGCCCGACGCCGCGGCCTACCAGCTCTTTGCCACCGCGCTCGACGCCAAGCCCGTGTCGCTGCCGTTCAACAGCCTGTACGGCGCGCTCAAGAAGAACGAGGTCGAGGCGCAGGAGCATCCGCTGGGCACGGTGCGCGCCAAGCAGCTCTACGAGGTGCAGAAGTACGTGCAGCTCACGGGCCACATCTACGACACGCTGGGCATCGTGATCGGCAAGGCCGCCTGGGCCCGGCTCACGCCGCCGCAGCAGGCGATGGTGGAGAAGACGCTGGCCGACACGGCCAAGTGGACGAATGTCGGCGTGATTGCCAGCGAGCTGGAAGACGAGCAGTTCCTGCGCAGCAAGGGCATGACGGTGCAGCCGGTCAACCGCCTGCCGCTGCTGGAGCGCGTGGCGAAACGGTCCACGCCCGAGCAGATGGGCGCGCGGCCGGGTGACTTCGCCAAACTGCAGGCGCTGGCCGGGACTTCCCACTAA
- the trhA gene encoding PAQR family membrane homeostasis protein TrhA has translation MYPGERLNGYSHLFGLLLALPAAALLLAKTLPTGDPARIAGGLVFSLSAVALYAASTLFHSTRGRSKRLWERADHCAIFLLIAGTYTPFALVTLQGPWGWLLLAAIWSAACFGIWRELKPASAGAEKKPSLPLYIGMGWLGVLAAAPLAAKLHATGLAWLVAGGVLYTVGTVFYRNRLGLRHAHGAWHLFVLAGTASHYVAVGWFVL, from the coding sequence ATGTACCCCGGCGAACGACTCAACGGCTACAGCCACCTGTTCGGCCTGCTGCTCGCGCTGCCGGCCGCCGCGCTGCTGCTCGCCAAGACGCTGCCCACGGGCGACCCGGCGCGCATCGCGGGAGGCCTGGTGTTCTCGCTGTCGGCCGTCGCGCTGTACGCGGCCTCGACGCTCTTTCACAGCACACGCGGCCGCAGCAAGCGCCTGTGGGAGCGCGCCGACCATTGCGCGATCTTTTTGCTCATCGCGGGCACCTACACGCCCTTCGCGCTCGTCACGCTGCAAGGGCCCTGGGGCTGGTTGCTGCTCGCGGCGATCTGGAGTGCCGCGTGCTTCGGCATCTGGCGCGAGCTGAAACCCGCCAGCGCCGGCGCAGAAAAGAAGCCCTCGCTGCCGCTGTACATCGGCATGGGCTGGCTCGGCGTGCTGGCCGCGGCGCCGCTCGCGGCGAAGCTGCACGCCACGGGGCTGGCGTGGCTGGTGGCGGGCGGCGTGCTCTACACGGTGGGCACGGTGTTCTATCGCAACCGGCTGGGGCTGCGCCACGCGCACGGCGCCTGGCACCTGTTCGTGCTGGCGGGCACCGCGAGCCACTACGTGGCCGTCGGCTGGTTCGTGCTCTGA
- a CDS encoding tripartite tricarboxylate transporter substrate binding protein yields MNTFHANRRALCGAIAASALLPAVARAAGAANASAWRPTRPVKWVVPYLAGTGPDNGARILAEAVGPLLGQPVIIENRGGAAGNIGARQVARAAPDGYTWIYSAAPMAANMRMQQNPGYDAVKDFRHIMRLTTSDVLLVVNPASGIQTMQELVARAKANPGKLDYASGGVGTPSHLGVELFLQAAGVQATHVPYKGASELVNAVLGNQVSFGMPIFSVAFPHVQGGKLRALGVAGTKRNAALPQVQTLAELGLRGVELTSWGGVSVPAGTPDNIAARLYEVFSQALKQPAVITALTELGSEVSPSTPEAYVQAFASEIELTERMMKTAKLQPL; encoded by the coding sequence ATGAATACCTTCCATGCCAATCGCCGCGCGTTGTGCGGCGCGATCGCTGCCTCCGCGCTGCTGCCGGCCGTTGCGCGCGCAGCGGGCGCCGCGAACGCATCCGCCTGGCGGCCGACCCGCCCGGTCAAGTGGGTCGTGCCGTACCTCGCCGGCACCGGCCCGGACAACGGCGCACGCATCCTCGCGGAAGCGGTCGGTCCCTTGCTGGGCCAGCCGGTCATCATCGAGAACCGCGGCGGTGCGGCCGGCAACATCGGCGCGCGCCAGGTCGCGCGCGCTGCGCCCGACGGCTACACCTGGATCTACTCGGCCGCGCCCATGGCCGCCAACATGCGCATGCAGCAGAACCCCGGCTACGACGCCGTGAAGGACTTCCGCCACATCATGCGGCTGACCACCTCCGACGTGCTGCTGGTGGTCAACCCGGCCTCGGGCATCCAGACGATGCAGGAGCTGGTGGCGCGTGCAAAAGCCAACCCCGGCAAGCTCGACTACGCCTCGGGCGGCGTCGGCACGCCCTCGCACCTGGGCGTGGAGCTGTTCCTGCAGGCGGCGGGCGTGCAGGCCACGCACGTGCCGTACAAGGGTGCATCGGAACTCGTCAACGCCGTGCTGGGCAACCAGGTGAGCTTCGGCATGCCGATCTTCTCGGTGGCGTTTCCGCATGTGCAGGGCGGCAAGCTGCGCGCGCTCGGCGTGGCCGGCACCAAGCGCAACGCGGCCTTGCCGCAGGTGCAGACGCTGGCCGAGCTGGGCCTGCGCGGTGTGGAGCTCACGTCGTGGGGCGGCGTGTCGGTGCCGGCGGGCACGCCCGACAACATCGCTGCACGCCTCTACGAAGTGTTCAGCCAGGCGCTGAAGCAGCCGGCGGTGATCACGGCGCTGACCGAGCTGGGCAGCGAGGTGAGCCCGTCGACGCCCGAGGCCTACGTGCAGGCCTTCGCGAGCGAGATCGAGCTGACCGAACGGATGATGAAGACCGCGAAGCTGCAGCCGCTGTAA